The following proteins are encoded in a genomic region of Candidatus Zixiibacteriota bacterium:
- a CDS encoding DUF420 domain-containing protein: protein MTFNDLPTINAALNCTGTVLLIFGYRFVKQGRQTAHKRCMISALCVSALFLTCYLIYHAEVGSVPYPHHDWTRPLYFAILVPHVILAALMVPFILITVWLAWREKFIRHRRLARLVWPVWLFVSISGVVIYLMLYRL from the coding sequence GTGACTTTCAACGACCTGCCGACAATCAACGCCGCGTTGAACTGCACCGGTACAGTATTGCTCATATTCGGCTACAGGTTTGTCAAACAAGGACGACAGACGGCACATAAGAGATGCATGATTTCCGCCCTATGTGTGTCGGCCTTGTTTCTGACTTGCTATCTTATATATCATGCCGAGGTTGGATCGGTACCGTATCCGCATCACGACTGGACTCGCCCGCTCTACTTCGCCATTCTGGTGCCGCATGTAATTCTGGCTGCATTAATGGTGCCGTTCATCCTGATCACGGTCTGGCTGGCCTGGCGCGAGAAGTTCATCAGGCACAGACGGCTGGCGAGACTCGTCTGGCCGGTCTGGTTGTTTGTTTCGATCAGCGGCGTGGTGATTTATCTGATGTTGTATCGGCTGTAG
- a CDS encoding SCO family protein: MRGIGLIVALFILTLILIGSAVFMKWTTEESEPLALFGELPEFQFTDQSVKAFGKTEMLGKVSVVDFIFTRCKGPCPLMAVNMEQLYRDYATNSNIQFVSISVEPSHDTPEVLSQYAIARGVNDDRWRFLHAPIEKVVELSELGFKLAADDLPGAHTTRFVLLDTLAQIRGYYSGTDTASVAVIQADISRLTGTAR; the protein is encoded by the coding sequence ATGAGAGGTATTGGCCTGATCGTGGCGTTGTTCATTCTGACCCTGATACTGATCGGCAGCGCTGTATTTATGAAATGGACAACCGAGGAGTCAGAGCCACTCGCGCTCTTCGGAGAGCTGCCTGAGTTTCAGTTTACCGATCAGTCGGTCAAGGCTTTTGGAAAAACGGAAATGCTGGGCAAGGTTTCGGTGGTCGATTTCATTTTCACAAGGTGCAAAGGTCCGTGCCCTTTGATGGCGGTTAACATGGAACAGCTTTACCGCGATTATGCAACAAACAGTAATATTCAGTTTGTTTCGATTTCGGTCGAACCTTCGCACGACACACCGGAGGTGTTAAGCCAGTACGCCATCGCACGAGGTGTGAACGATGATCGATGGAGATTCCTGCACGCGCCTATCGAAAAAGTGGTCGAGCTTTCCGAGCTTGGATTCAAGCTGGCCGCCGACGATCTTCCCGGCGCCCATACCACCCGCTTTGTGCTGCTGGATACGCTGGCACAAATACGTGGCTACTACAGCGGCACCGACACGGCCAGCGTTGCTGTGATCCAGGCCGATATCTCAAGACTGACCGGGACGGCCAGGTGA
- a CDS encoding cytochrome c oxidase subunit 3 family protein, translating into MHDPSATPHHLEHHFADVEQQRESAKLGMWIFLLTEVLLFGGLFVAYSIYRAWNPDIFHNAHVHLDVTLGALNTVVLIISSVTMALAIRSMQLDLKRATLINLGITLALALVFLIVKYFEYSHKIHLGQLPGKFYSFEGVAGSNPHIFFSIYFLMTGLHGIHILGGMATIGWIMWRTTRDHFSPEYYTPIEMTGLYWHLVDLIWIFLFPLFYLIG; encoded by the coding sequence ATGCACGACCCTTCGGCCACCCCGCATCATCTGGAACACCACTTCGCCGACGTGGAACAACAGCGTGAGTCGGCCAAGCTGGGCATGTGGATTTTCCTGCTGACCGAGGTGCTGTTGTTTGGTGGCTTGTTCGTTGCCTATTCGATATATCGCGCATGGAATCCGGACATTTTTCACAACGCCCACGTACACCTGGATGTCACGCTCGGTGCCTTGAACACGGTTGTGCTTATTATCAGTTCGGTGACTATGGCCTTGGCTATTCGTAGTATGCAGCTCGATCTGAAGCGCGCCACTTTGATCAATCTCGGCATCACGCTGGCCTTGGCCCTGGTGTTCCTGATTGTGAAGTACTTTGAATACAGTCACAAGATACACCTCGGCCAGTTGCCGGGGAAGTTTTACAGTTTTGAAGGAGTAGCCGGCAGTAACCCGCACATTTTTTTCAGCATCTACTTTTTGATGACCGGCCTGCACGGTATTCACATTCTCGGCGGTATGGCCACGATTGGATGGATAATGTGGCGCACCACCCGCGATCACTTCTCGCCGGAATATTACACGCCGATTGAGATGACCGGACTCTACTGGCATTTGGTGGATTTGATCTGGATTTTCCTTTTCCCGCTTTTCTATTTGATAGGTTGA
- a CDS encoding COX15/CtaA family protein, which yields MNDFRKVALAATIATYLLILMGGLVRVSGAGLGCPDWPTCFGRWIPPTSVEQLPPDIDTEQFNFRLAWTEYINRLLGMIVGLLIAYTAILALMQYRRTPRILYPSIAAAVLVAIEGWQGSQVVASELKPIIVSAHMVLALIIVCLLTYVAHLAHMLEADASSSYRLPNTSRNLLAGLGVITALQVALGIHLRETLEIIAAGFSGLTEQEWLARVGLPNHIHLFIGILLAVSTWLVMLKILRIKDNCSPMVKKAARVLLVLSLLQLMVGLSFIPWGRVPVLQLMHMWLPTLYIGTLLLLYLAGRSSRRLA from the coding sequence ATGAACGATTTCAGAAAAGTGGCCCTGGCGGCGACGATAGCAACCTATCTTCTGATTCTCATGGGCGGTTTGGTGCGCGTCTCCGGCGCCGGGCTGGGTTGTCCCGATTGGCCGACATGTTTCGGGCGATGGATTCCCCCGACCAGTGTCGAACAACTACCGCCCGACATAGATACCGAACAGTTCAACTTCAGGCTGGCCTGGACCGAGTACATAAATCGGCTGTTGGGGATGATAGTCGGACTGTTGATTGCATACACGGCGATCCTGGCCTTGATGCAATACCGTCGCACGCCGCGTATCCTCTATCCAAGTATCGCTGCTGCTGTGCTGGTCGCGATCGAGGGCTGGCAGGGTAGCCAGGTGGTCGCATCAGAACTGAAACCGATCATCGTCTCCGCCCACATGGTCCTGGCGCTCATAATTGTCTGCCTGCTGACCTACGTTGCACACCTGGCCCACATGCTGGAGGCGGACGCATCCTCGAGCTACCGCCTGCCCAACACCTCACGAAACCTGCTGGCCGGTCTGGGCGTCATAACTGCCCTGCAAGTTGCGCTGGGCATCCATCTGCGAGAAACGCTTGAGATCATCGCCGCGGGATTTTCCGGACTAACCGAACAGGAGTGGCTGGCCCGAGTTGGACTTCCTAATCACATTCACTTGTTTATCGGCATACTGCTGGCTGTCTCGACATGGCTGGTGATGCTCAAAATCCTTCGGATAAAAGACAACTGTTCACCGATGGTCAAAAAAGCGGCCCGGGTGCTTTTGGTCCTGTCGCTTCTGCAACTAATGGTCGGTCTTAGCTTCATCCCGTGGGGCCGGGTACCGGTGTTGCAGCTTATGCACATGTGGCTGCCGACGCTTTATATAGGCACCTTGCTGCTATTGTACCTGGCCGGTCGTTCGTCAAGGAGGTTGGCATGA
- a CDS encoding cytochrome C oxidase subunit IV family protein, whose product MTAHDDKTKPHILPLSLYLTIGGALLVLTAVTVLVSFFQFGAYNLVVAMFIAAIKATLVALFFMHLKYDNKVYLLVFVLAILFLAAFIIFTMFDTMQRDQIYRIKSGPIDKDAIIYETQTGADSTSVEADSTANRADTVTIMDEGH is encoded by the coding sequence ATGACCGCACATGACGACAAAACCAAACCGCACATTCTCCCGTTGTCACTCTATCTGACAATCGGTGGTGCTCTGCTGGTGCTCACCGCTGTTACCGTGCTCGTCTCGTTCTTCCAGTTCGGAGCGTACAATCTGGTCGTGGCCATGTTTATCGCCGCCATCAAGGCAACGCTGGTGGCGCTGTTTTTCATGCACCTCAAATATGACAACAAGGTGTATCTATTGGTGTTCGTGCTGGCCATATTGTTCCTGGCTGCCTTTATTATCTTCACCATGTTCGACACCATGCAGCGCGACCAGATTTATCGAATCAAGTCGGGACCGATTGACAAGGACGCGATAATTTACGAGACTCAGACCGGTGCAGATTCGACATCGGTAGAAGCAGATTCAACAGCGAATCGTGCAGATACTGTCACTATCATGGATGAAGGTCATTAG
- the coxB gene encoding cytochrome c oxidase subunit II, whose product MDSSFTTIMPPQSSTIASEVDALFYFILYAGLVIFSIVVVLSALFVLKYRRSKRAKTSGVDHNTALEIVWTAVPTVLIIIVFIWGFRGFMKMNVVPKDAIEIKVTGQKWFWSFDYPDGVTTVNELVVPIDKPVKLLMSSKDVIHSFFVPQFRVKMDVLPNRYTVTWFEATRQGTYNLFCTEFCGKGHSEMIGAVKVVSNEDYLAWLEEGASLGSDLPPEEFGARLFVAKACNTCHKMDGSSSTGPSLNNIFGHSVPLEDGTETTVDENYLRESMLNPMSKVVAGYQPVMPTYQGLLRNHEIDALIAYIKSLNKGEEPTHE is encoded by the coding sequence ATGGATAGCAGTTTTACAACGATAATGCCGCCGCAATCTTCGACTATCGCCTCAGAAGTAGATGCTCTTTTCTATTTCATATTGTACGCCGGGCTGGTCATTTTCAGTATTGTGGTCGTGCTGTCCGCATTGTTCGTGCTGAAATACCGGCGGAGCAAACGAGCCAAAACATCCGGGGTGGATCACAACACGGCTTTGGAGATAGTCTGGACGGCCGTACCAACGGTGCTGATCATCATCGTGTTCATCTGGGGATTTCGGGGGTTCATGAAGATGAACGTGGTGCCCAAGGATGCTATCGAAATCAAAGTGACCGGCCAGAAGTGGTTCTGGAGTTTCGACTATCCGGACGGTGTCACCACCGTGAACGAACTGGTGGTGCCCATCGACAAACCGGTTAAGCTCCTTATGTCGTCAAAAGACGTGATCCACAGTTTCTTCGTTCCTCAGTTCCGCGTAAAGATGGATGTGCTGCCCAACCGATACACCGTAACGTGGTTTGAAGCTACCCGACAAGGGACATACAACTTATTCTGCACCGAGTTCTGCGGCAAAGGACACTCGGAGATGATCGGCGCGGTCAAGGTGGTTTCGAACGAAGACTACCTGGCCTGGCTCGAAGAAGGTGCGTCACTGGGCTCCGACTTGCCACCTGAAGAGTTCGGCGCCCGGCTGTTCGTGGCCAAGGCGTGCAACACCTGTCACAAAATGGACGGCTCGTCATCAACCGGTCCCAGTTTGAACAACATCTTTGGACACTCGGTCCCGCTTGAAGACGGTACCGAGACAACGGTCGATGAGAACTATCTGCGGGAATCGATGTTGAACCCAATGTCCAAAGTGGTGGCCGGGTATCAACCGGTGATGCCGACCTATCAGGGACTCTTGAGGAACCATGAGATCGACGCTTTGATCGCTTACATCAAGTCGCTGAACAAAGGCGAGGAGCCGACGCATGAATAA
- the ctaD gene encoding cytochrome c oxidase subunit I has translation MNNQVAQHNYLSEPRGIKGWLYTLDHKRIGVLYLFGVMIAFALGGFFAMLVRLELLSPNKILVDADTYNQLFTLHGAVMIFLFIIPSIPAILGNFALPLMLGAKDVAFPRLNLASWYIYVLGTLIALFSLFTGAVDTGWTFYTPYSTQTSTSVISMTFAAFVLGFSSIFTGLNFIVTIHKLRAPGMTWFKMPLFVWGLYGTAIIQVLATPVLGITLLLLIVERTVGIGIFDPAMGGDPVLFQHFFWFYSHPAVYIMILPGMGIISEVISVFSRKKIFGYKAIAFSSLGIAFVSFLVWGHHMFLSGQAELASMIFSFLTFFVGIPSGIKVFNWVATMYKGSIDLKAPMLYGLSFLFLFSIGGLTGIFLGTLSVDVHLHDTYFIVAHFHYTMMGGTVMAFLAGLHYWWPKIWGRLYSEGWARVAALLIFIGFNMTFFTQFLLGTQGMPRRYYSYLDQYQPLHAFSSFGSWVLGLGFIIMAIYLIEAIFRGRPAGDNPWGSLTFDWRTTSPPSPHNFDEIPKVTHGPYDYDTVTPVETYPTEKEQG, from the coding sequence ATGAATAATCAGGTTGCACAGCACAACTATCTGAGCGAGCCACGCGGAATCAAAGGCTGGTTGTACACGCTTGACCATAAGCGGATCGGTGTGCTCTATTTGTTCGGTGTCATGATAGCTTTCGCGCTCGGTGGGTTCTTCGCCATGCTGGTGCGGCTGGAACTGTTGAGCCCGAACAAAATCTTGGTCGACGCCGATACCTACAACCAACTGTTCACCCTACACGGCGCCGTGATGATCTTTCTGTTTATCATACCATCGATCCCGGCCATACTGGGCAACTTCGCGCTGCCGTTGATGCTCGGCGCCAAGGACGTTGCCTTCCCGCGCCTCAACCTGGCCAGTTGGTACATATATGTTCTCGGAACGCTGATCGCGCTTTTCTCTTTGTTCACCGGCGCCGTCGACACCGGCTGGACTTTCTACACACCCTACAGCACGCAGACGTCAACATCGGTTATCTCGATGACTTTCGCCGCTTTCGTGCTCGGCTTTTCATCGATCTTCACGGGGCTGAACTTCATAGTCACCATTCACAAACTCCGCGCCCCCGGCATGACCTGGTTCAAGATGCCGCTTTTCGTCTGGGGACTCTATGGCACGGCGATCATTCAGGTGCTGGCCACACCGGTGCTCGGGATCACGTTGCTTCTCTTGATTGTCGAACGAACGGTCGGCATCGGTATCTTCGACCCGGCCATGGGGGGCGACCCGGTCTTGTTCCAGCACTTCTTCTGGTTCTACTCGCATCCGGCCGTCTACATCATGATTCTACCCGGCATGGGTATAATCTCAGAAGTTATTTCGGTTTTCTCGCGCAAGAAGATTTTTGGATACAAGGCGATCGCCTTTTCGAGCCTCGGCATTGCCTTTGTGAGCTTCCTGGTTTGGGGACACCACATGTTCCTGAGCGGTCAGGCGGAACTGGCTTCTATGATCTTCTCGTTTCTGACTTTCTTCGTGGGTATACCTTCGGGTATTAAAGTGTTCAATTGGGTGGCAACGATGTACAAAGGGTCCATCGACCTGAAAGCGCCGATGTTGTACGGCCTGAGTTTTCTGTTTTTGTTTTCGATCGGTGGCTTGACAGGTATTTTTCTTGGGACGCTGTCGGTAGATGTCCACCTGCACGACACCTACTTTATCGTTGCACACTTTCACTACACTATGATGGGCGGAACGGTGATGGCTTTCCTGGCCGGCCTGCACTATTGGTGGCCCAAGATTTGGGGACGTTTGTACAGCGAAGGCTGGGCCCGGGTAGCTGCGCTGTTGATCTTCATTGGATTCAACATGACCTTCTTCACCCAGTTCCTCCTGGGTACTCAGGGGATGCCGCGCCGGTACTATAGTTACCTCGACCAGTATCAACCGTTGCACGCCTTTTCGTCGTTCGGTTCGTGGGTGCTCGGTTTGGGCTTCATCATTATGGCTATCTACCTTATCGAGGCCATTTTCCGCGGACGACCGGCCGGTGACAACCCGTGGGGTAGCCTGACCTTCGACTGGCGCACCACCTCGCCACCTTCGCCGCACAATTTCGATGAGATACCCAAAGTCACGCATGGTCCCTACGACTACGACACCGTTACTCCGGTCGAAACCTATCCTACCGAGAAGGAGCAAGGCTAA